CTTGACCTGGCCTTCCTCGTCGCGGAGATGTACAGGGACCAGTGACGGGGTCGCCTGTTACAGGGACATGAGTGGGGCGCGGATCACATTCGATCCGCGCCCCACAGCACTTTTGCGGTTCCCATGAGCCGGGTAAGGTTAGGTTAGCCTCACCGATCAAGGGGATGGCACTTCGATCCCGCCGGGAGGTGAACCGCGTGTACGTCTGCAGTTGCTTCGGTGTCACCGAGCAGCAGGTCAAGAAGCACGCGGAGGACGGCGCCTGCACTCCCCGCCAGATAGCCTCGGCCTGCAAGGCCGGCACGGACTGCGGGTCCTGTGTACGCCGCATCCAGGCGATCCTGGGACGGGGCGCGTGCCCTCGTCGTGAGCTGGCCGACCAGGGTCAGCCGATTCTCACCGACCTGGCGGACGCGGCCTAGCTGGGCTGCTCGATCTGCTGCGCGAGGTAGAGCGCCTCACCGAGCTTCTCGATCAGTTCGAGCTGGGTGTCCAGATAGTCGATGTGGTGCTCCTCG
The DNA window shown above is from Streptomyces chartreusis and carries:
- a CDS encoding (2Fe-2S)-binding protein; its protein translation is MNRVYVCSCFGVTEQQVKKHAEDGACTPRQIASACKAGTDCGSCVRRIQAILGRGACPRRELADQGQPILTDLADAA